In a single window of the Nocardiopsis composta genome:
- a CDS encoding Lrp/AsnC family transcriptional regulator encodes MGAVELDETDCAIVRELRADGRLPFEALASRVGLSRAAARLRVRRMQESGRLKVVGVVHPAVRGADALALVAVDVHGAASAVARRIAELPEAAAVHLTAGRFPLAAQIRARDLAGLSTAVARVRTLPGVAHTASAVCTEVLKDPRMAAAARPDVDPDPTDLLLLDLLERDGRLSFAELAGHAGLSAGAVRTRVLRLLDGGALRVTAELAPSATGLGRYGGFALRLLGPAEAALRRAAEWREIRFLARCLGGNDLVGTVVAASLEELRDLFERLRCLPGVRLAETWVHLSRVEPPGARAALS; translated from the coding sequence ATGGGCGCGGTGGAACTGGACGAGACCGACTGCGCGATCGTGCGCGAGCTCCGGGCCGACGGGCGGCTGCCGTTCGAGGCCCTGGCCTCCCGGGTGGGCCTGTCCCGGGCCGCCGCGCGGCTGCGGGTGCGCCGGATGCAGGAGTCCGGCCGGCTCAAGGTGGTGGGCGTGGTGCACCCGGCGGTGCGCGGTGCCGACGCGCTCGCCCTGGTCGCGGTCGACGTGCACGGTGCGGCCTCGGCGGTGGCCCGCAGGATCGCCGAGCTGCCCGAGGCGGCGGCGGTGCACCTCACCGCCGGCCGGTTCCCGCTCGCCGCCCAGATCCGCGCCCGCGACCTGGCCGGCCTGTCCACCGCCGTGGCCCGGGTGCGCACCCTGCCGGGCGTGGCGCACACCGCCTCCGCAGTCTGCACCGAGGTGCTGAAGGACCCCCGGATGGCGGCGGCCGCCCGGCCGGACGTCGATCCCGACCCCACCGACCTGCTCCTGCTCGACCTGCTGGAACGGGACGGGCGGCTGTCCTTCGCGGAGCTGGCCGGGCACGCCGGGCTGTCCGCCGGGGCGGTGCGCACCCGGGTGCTGCGCCTGCTGGACGGCGGCGCGCTCCGGGTGACCGCGGAACTCGCCCCGAGCGCGACCGGCCTGGGCCGGTACGGCGGTTTCGCACTGCGTCTCCTGGGCCCGGCGGAGGCGGCGCTGCGCCGCGCCGCCGAATGGCGGGAGATCCGCTTCCTCGCCCGCTGCCTGGGCGGGAACGACCTGGTGGGAACGGTCGTGGCCGCCTCCCTGGAGGAGCTGCGCGACCTCTTCGAACGGCTGCGCTGCCTGCCCGGGGTGCGGCTGGCCGAGACCTGGGTCCACCTCTCCCGGGTGGAACCGCCGGGGGCCCGCGCCGCCCTGTCCTGA